The DNA window tagtgtgtatatatatatatgtatatatatataattatttttaattgttgatATACGGATTTGATCATGTTTCTAAGGATTTAAAAGATGAGGCCGGAAAACTCCCtttaaatgtaaatatttctaatatttaattttttttatcataatagaaatattattggaCTTATTCTCATAActtctattttaataatttcagAGCCAAtcgaataattaaaaatataatagaattaatttaaatattaagcactataataattaaaagcAGAGGTAAGGTATAGGAGGGAGTGGGATTGCGCGATGTGAATCCGAGTCATCGAACAAAAGCACAACAAGCAGATAATAATCGACCGAAAATCAAACAAGTAGAAGTAGTTGAGAGAATAAAGGAGGCCGAGGGAGTAGTGCGAttgctactagtagtagtagtgttgaggaggaggaggaggaggacggggagAGCGTTGCTTGCGATTCGTGGTTTCCCACCTGCCGCGATGCCGGACCACGGTTCCAAGGTCGACATCTCCTTCGCCGGCCGCTTCACCGCGAGCGCCATCGCCGCATGCTTCGCCGAGGTAgtacttcttcttcttctgttgcCACAGTAGGTAGGGATTTCGATTTGTAGATCAACCCACCACCCCCCAACTCATGTTTCCTTCCCTTCCATACTTATTAGGTGTGCACGATCCCCCTCGATACGGCCAAGGTCAGGCTTCAGCTGCAgaagaacgccgccgccgatgccgccCCCAAGTACCGCGGCCTCCtcggcaccgccgccaccatcgcccGCGAGgaaggcgccgccgctctctgGAAGGGCATCGTCCCTGGCCTCCACCGCCAGTGCATCTACGGTGGCCTCCGCATCGGTCTCTATGAGCCCGTACGCATCATCGTCCTTGGCCTCCACCACCACTCTACTACTACTCCCAATTTCATTTCACTTTGCACTTTGTATGTACTCCTTGTATGTTGGCAGGTCAAATCCTTGTATGTCGGCAAAGACCATGTTGGGGATGTGCCTCTCTCCAAGAAGATCGCTGCTGGCTTCACCACTGGTGCCATCGCCATCAGCATCGCCAACCCCACTGACCTTGTCAAGGTTAGGCTTCAGGCCGAGGGCAAGCTGGCGCCTGGTGTCCCACGCCGCTACGCTGGGGCCATGGACGCCTACGCCAAGATTGTTAGGCAGGTCAGCtacctttcttcttcttcttcttcttcttcttcttctgcatctcttttctcttccctCTTCCACCCCAACACCACTTTGATCATCTTCAGGAAGGCTTTGCTGCTTTGTGGACTGGCATTGGACCCAATGTTGCGCGTAATGCCATCATCAATGCTGCCGAGTTGGCCAGCTATGATCAAGTCAAGCAGGTCCTTTTCCTCACAATGACTCAAATTTTCACACACGCAAGATCACATTGTTACCCCTCATTGTGCAGACAATCTTGAAGCTTCCTGGCTTCAAAGATGATGTACTGACTCACCTCTTATCTGGTTTGGGCGCGGGCTTCTTCGCTGTCTGTGTTGGTTCTCCAGTGGATGTGGTGAGATGACCTTTATGCTCAGTAAACAGTTTCGTGTGCATGCTTCCCTACTGCAGTTTATGAATTTCTACAGTATTATGACTCTGTACTACCCAACTAGCAACTGTAAACAATTCTTTCCTGAATGGTTTCCTCTGAGTACCCACTGTGCTCACTATTAAAATAGGATCATCTTGCTCCTGATGAAACATTGGTGATGTTAGTCTTCTTTTCTACCCTGTAAATGCACCTATCAGGAATGTTGCCAACATACTTTCTATTGATGTGTAGTCTACATTTTTGCCTCATTGCTGTTTTCAGTACGATCTTTCAGTGTCACATGCTTCTGCAATTTATGCCTCCGTTGTTAATCCATAACGTGTTTGATCTCCTCCACATGCTTGTTGCCTAGTTTGTTGGCATAAGTGACTCTTGTTATACATATTTGGGTCAAACGTGCTGGTAATCCTTTGTACAGCAAGGAAGACCCCTAATTTATTGTGGTTATTATCGAGGAAGTATTGTGTAGTACTGGATATTTCTTAGTAACTGAATCTCAGTACCTGGACTGATAAGCAACACATTCTCACAGGTTAAGTCAAGAATGATGGGTGACTCGGCCTACACAAGTACTATCGATTGTTTTGTGAAGACACTAAAGAATGATGTACGCTCTACTCTCTTACCCTGTTTTGAGTTGCAAGTAAATAGATGTTGTGTGATCATTTTTGGACAGTGTTTAACAAGAGAACTACTCTAATTTCCTACTAGCTCTCTGCATAGAATATAATGCAATGAACATGGCCAATAAGATGATTCACTGGTTACAGATCCAGATTGTGTTGTTGGAATCTGACCTCTTTGATGGTTCACTGTGACACAGTGAAAGCCACCTATTGGTTtagctagttttgctaccaggACATTCTTAGGCTGAATTTCTGTAGGGAAGATCAGCACAACTTATCCCATTCAATCATGTAAAAAAGTGCATCTTGGTAGCAACATGGAATTATTGTGTAGATGCATGCCATTAATTACCCATCTTCATGGCAGCCAGTGGTGTGAATCATCTTTTATCTCCTTTATAGCACCTTTATCATTGATCATGACACTTTGCATGTGAAGCTTAATCTAGAGGTGCAGCCTCATCCGTTACAGACCTTCTCCGCCATAGCCCAGATATCATAGGTATTTTGTAGTTCAAACATGGCAGATGTGGATTTATGGGGAGCTCAGACGAGAGAAAGGGGAATGTTACAGGAAAACGGGGTACATGAGTAGAACAGCAAGGAGAATGACCGTCCAGGATAATTTTCTCCACTACGGTTTTGTTCCTGCCTGAGTTGCAGGGGGTCCCTGTTATCTGCCATCCAGTTGGTCCTGAATGGGCCACAACGCATCCCAGTGAGCTGATGTAACTTGTCACAAACCAGCCCAAGGAGTAAATGCCATCTTTGTAATTGTACTCAGCATAGCTTTCAGGGCtgcatacatacattttgAACTGTGGTCTTCAATCTTATAATTGTCAGTACAGACTAACAGCTGAAAACCCTGTTTTTGTTCTAGCCGACTGCTTTATACCTTTTGAATACATAAGGAGTGCATATAGCTCATAAGTGGGTTTTGTCTGCAGGGGCCTCTGGCATTTTACAAAGGTTTCCTCCCAAACTTTGCTAGACTGGGATCATGGAATGTGATAATGTTCTTGACACTGGAGCAGGTAAGCCGATAACTGAATCTGTATTATCGGATAAAATGCAGGGatataagcatgattaatgcTTTTTTGTTCTGTTTTACTTGGACAGGTCCAGAAGCTGTTTGTGAGGAAACCTGGAAGTTGAAGATTATAACGCATGATTTTGCCAGCGTGGAAGGacatgaaacatttttttttcttaatcttcTTACAGAAGAAGCAACTATTTAACCCCCCTTGAGAATTGGGAAGCAAGGAAAAACTTGATTGCTCAATTGTGAGAACGTGGTGCAGTAATAAATCTTAGCGGGCCTTTGCATGACCCTGACAGAATTGGTGAAGTAGTGCCATTTTTGTTGTGGAGAATCATCGAAGATGAATTGCATAAGCTCGACAGggacaaatttgttttctgATTGAAATAAGACCTTGGTTGGTTCTCTGTTGTCTACATTGTTAAACGTTGGTTGAATGTCATTCGCTTTATCCCTGATGAATGAGCACTGAGCTGAGGCGTCAAGAACATTTGTCTGCGAATGGaaaatcataatttattttgaaacgcGAGCTCTAGATTTTGTAGCATGTCAAGAGCCTCTTCGTTTCACTTCTGATGCTTATATGCcagtatttgaatttttaacattaaatttagagttgatttcatcataatttatttttcagtcttttattttagatgattaagaacatatatataaatattttttattcatttttttgtttaccaatatattttttggctaTGACCTCCAAATATAGTCTCTGTTgagatttaatgcatgtttgatagAGTTGTAACTCCTAAATTAAATTCTAGTGGAGTTCTGGAGTGACTTCAACCTAGCTTCATCTTTTTATAGATCATTTCAGCCTGATTTGAGCTTGATCtctctagtttattttctatagatCATTTCAgcctaatttgtttttattttgggtGGGGGCGAAGGCCGTGTCAAACAAGCCCTTGAATAAGAACGATGACTTCCTCGGACCATGAGGCCCGAGCCATGGGTTACTGCCTCTTAATTTACTGCACAAAATGGTCCGaaaacatgtgttttttttaatgaaaaatgacAATGAACCAGTCCAACATATGGCTAATCTCAAGCATCGATAGATGTAGACATAGACATAGAAGCAGCAGAAAAACGTAATAAGCAACTTGAATTGAAGGGatgaaagaagaagaaaaaacatgcatatatgttgtGGCTGGACAAGATTAATAAACAAAGGATGTAGTAATGCAAACTAAGTAAGATTGGGTATAAGCATCGCTGCGATCAATACAATCACCAGTTCTAAGTCTCCAAGTATATATAAGCTGCTATGCACATTAATAATTGGTTGATTTGGGCGGCTAAGTAAGGCTAAGCaagcaagaaaagaagaggGAGCAATTTCAGTAGTAGTAGAGGCCAAGTGAGGTCCTGGAAGTAGCTGATGAACGAGGGGGccttccacctccacctctgTAGATGTTGGCAATGGAGTTGGAGTTGTTGTGAAGCTGTGACATcctgcaggaggaggaggaggaatatCTGGCGCTGAAATTCCTCTCCAGCAGCACCTCGTCTGCCCTCCGAATCCTCCCCAATCCGCTTCCACTGAACGAGTTTCTCGCGCTCACGCTGCTGTTGCACCGGAGCATCTGCCCGTCGTACCCCCTTGCCCGGAgctccggcgccgtcgcccgtgccgcctcgccgccgaatgagctgctgctgctgttcttcTTGTGCAGGAGGCCCCAGATGCTCCACCCCTTGATCCCCTTGCTCTTGTGCTTGCTCTGCTTTGCTGCCTCTTCCCGGCCCAAGAATGGCGGCTCCAAGCTTGGCTGGCGATGGTGGTACTGGTTGCTCacctgctgctggtgctggtaGAACTCTGTGCCGACGAATGCTGGTGAGACCCTTGCATTGGCAGCCGCACCAGCGATCATCCTGGGCAGCTCACCGGTGTCGGAGGAGAAGGATTTGCGGTCCACGCTCCGGCGGCGCCTGCTGGAGCTGGAGGAGTCGAGGTAGTAGTCCCTTGTCTGGGTGGTGCCGCCGGGCACGGCCTCGTAAgcatcctcatcctcctcctcctccacgggGATCTGGTCGTCGGAGCGTGGGACGAAGAGGGGCCGGTGGTCGCAGGAAGCGCGGGGCTCGTCGAAGCCCAGCATGGTGCGGCTGGAGAAAGCGTCgcaggagcggcgggcgagcgAGGAGGAGTCCGGCGGAAGGGGcctagtggtggtggtaggaCCAGTGTGGTGGTTCTGCTTCTTGAGCTTGGTCTTGCGGCGCCATTCCTGCCAGCGCTTGCCCAGGGCACCCAAGGCGCCATTCCTGGATTCCTGCTGCAGGCTGATGTGCTCCTTCATCGGGCGGGCGATGGTGTCCTCCGGCTCCGGGAGCAGAAtgggcggcggctggcgggcgTCGCAGGAGCGGCGGTGCGGGTGGTCCAAGTAGGAATTGGAGGAGCGGGCGTAGTTAGAGAAGGACTTGCAgcggcggaggtcggcggagggcgggtggaggccggcgaggcggtcgCGGAGGCAGGCCGGGCAGAagccggtgacggcgacgcccgGGTGGAGGGCGCACACGCACCCGGACCCCGTCGACTCTTCCTCCATCATCCCAATCTTTGTAACTAAGCTAGCTAGAATCAAAATGCAATTGCAAATTCTTCTTCTTGCAAACTTGCaattcagcagcagcagaagaagaagaagcagcagcagcagctgctatctcgtgaaaagaaaggaagatgagagagagagagagagagagagagaggaggcaaaAGAGACAGATCGATGCTCTTCTACTTGAGCTCAGGCTCAGCTCGCTGCTTCTCTTTCCCTTTACTCTTTCtcttttgctttctttttttctttcttcttttccttctcttctttcCCAGCTCCCTTTGCCTGGTTGTAGTGATAGTATTACTCCAGAGCAGAGCACACTCTTAGCTCCGCATTCCTATAACTGTAGTACCGCtgtctttgtttttgttttggttttggttgcaGTGCTAACTTTgcttttgctctttttttccctaactttttatttcaaatactCCACTTCTTGTGCAGGGCAGATACTATTGGATCTCATCTAGATGTTCCGGATCGATGCATGCATCAGCGTGCGTATTCTTGTGTAGTAGTAatacgcagcagcagcagtaggtGAAATTGATGCATCATATGGGGTGTAGCACGCAGATTATTAGCTGGATCATTCCGAATTATGAATGGTCTGGGGCCATTCCCATTCCGTATGGCCATGGCATGCACACTTCATAATaattatcattattattgACAACATGCAGGCTGAGCATCATACATCTCCACGCATGCGCCCCAACTTCAATTTTAATCCTCTCCACCGCTGTGAATACCATCTACGCGTTCAGCCTATCATTAGCAGCTACTTGTTGTATCGAATATACCAGCGTTAGGGCCGGTTCATATATTAATGGTAGTTTCTATTCTCACTAAATAGATTGTCACATAAGTAAAATGATGACATGACAACgtaattaataaagaaagataggaaaaaaatttagaaatggtTTTCTCGTGAAAAAATAAGTTTCTCTTCACCCAATGCACCCAGAAACCATGAATTCATCATTAGAGAAAAACCACTAGTTTTTATGACATGTCACGCTCAACGTtggtagaaaaataaaaagttaggagagaaaaagagaagataattattaataaaagacATCTCCAtagtaaaaaatagtttttatagaTGGTTTCAtgtatgtttgttttttttcattagaaCTGTTCTTACTGGTGGTGCTTGGAAGTCGCCATATATAGAAAGCCAAGTGGGCCATCCAATTTCGCCAAACAACATAAACTTTAtccaaaatatcataaaattataattataagtacATGTCTCACGAAACTATGTATTTAACAGATATGTTATACAAAATTACATGCGTTAGGCTTCCCACATTAGATCCACCATCACCTGACATGTACAACCCACTAGCATGTGTCGCATAGTTCATACCTGCGACTAGACGAGGGTTCTACGTGTCAACTAGCGGTGAAGCTAATGGTTGTCTAATGCAGGTAGTTTTGCGATAACAACTGCTCTCTTCTcagtccctaaatatttgatgccaatgatttttttaaatatgtttaacCGTTTCGTcttactaaaaatttttgtgaaatatgtaaaactatatgtatacatacaaatatatttaacaatgaATCACatgatagagaaaaaaattaataattacttaattttttaaataagacgtaCGGTCaaacatgtttaaaaaatcaatgatgtcaaatatttagaaaatgagggagtatatatgttACACTTTGAGTTTTGCGAGGCATACTTTTAAGTTTTACCATATATTGAGTAAGGCACCCAAaatttttgtgatatttaCTCGAAAGCATATATGTGCACTTACATATTATCTAGACCAGTAAGTATGCATAGGCACCGAGGTGGTGTTTTTTCTTATGAGATTTCCATTTTTTTGggttatttcatttttcaagaGTATTTTAGATTTAAACTATGATAATTATTTGATGGTATAAACAAAGATAAAAAGTTTGCTTTCAAAAATATGAGATAAgtaacttttgtatatattttcattataAAACACATTACTTAAAAGATTGAGAAAAAccataatcaataattaaaaaaaaaagagcgaAACCTCAGTGTTAATAGGTCGTATTCATATAGTTAGCTGaaagcgacggcgacgatcaTACAGATATATTGGATGGCTACGGCTGCAAGCGATGACAAGGACAAATGCTAGCTGCGCCTGCTCATACTTTCATCGGCACGTACAAACAACAATGATGGTAACCGTGCCTGCCGCCGCCAGATGGCGCTCTAACCCTACAAATTAATCCATCAATCCATACACCACTCCCTAGTCCCTCCGATCATAGATGtgtaaaaatgaaatgatg is part of the Oryza brachyantha chromosome 11, ObraRS2, whole genome shotgun sequence genome and encodes:
- the LOC102709041 gene encoding protein OCTOPUS-like, with the translated sequence MMEEESTGSGCVCALHPGVAVTGFCPACLRDRLAGLHPPSADLRRCKSFSNYARSSNSYLDHPHRRSCDARQPPPILLPEPEDTIARPMKEHISLQQESRNGALGALGKRWQEWRRKTKLKKQNHHTGPTTTTRPLPPDSSSLARRSCDAFSSRTMLGFDEPRASCDHRPLFVPRSDDQIPVEEEEDEDAYEAVPGGTTQTRDYYLDSSSSSRRRRSVDRKSFSSDTGELPRMIAGAAANARVSPAFVGTEFYQHQQQVSNQYHHRQPSLEPPFLGREEAAKQSKHKSKGIKGWSIWGLLHKKNSSSSSFGGEAARATAPELRARGYDGQMLRCNSSVSARNSFSGSGLGRIRRADEVLLERNFSARYSSSSSCRMSQLHNNSNSIANIYRGGGGRPPRSSATSRTSLGLYYY
- the LOC102704463 gene encoding mitochondrial uncoupling protein 1-like; translated protein: MPDHGSKVDISFAGRFTASAIAACFAEVCTIPLDTAKVRLQLQKNAAADAAPKYRGLLGTAATIAREEGAAALWKGIVPGLHRQCIYGGLRIGLYEPVKSLYVGKDHVGDVPLSKKIAAGFTTGAIAISIANPTDLVKVRLQAEGKLAPGVPRRYAGAMDAYAKIVRQEGFAALWTGIGPNVARNAIINAAELASYDQVKQTILKLPGFKDDVLTHLLSGLGAGFFAVCVGSPVDVVKSRMMGDSAYTSTIDCFVKTLKNDGPLAFYKGFLPNFARLGSWNVIMFLTLEQVQKLFVRKPGS